Proteins encoded by one window of Blautia faecicola:
- a CDS encoding helix-turn-helix domain-containing protein: MKEDKSIRKIEKALNRDPTTIAKEIKKHFYRYSKCNRS; this comes from the coding sequence TTGAAAGAAGACAAAAGCATTCGCAAGATAGAGAAAGCGTTAAACCGCGATCCCACCACCATCGCCAAAGAGATAAAAAAGCATTTTTATAGATATTCAAAATGTAATCGCTCATAG
- a CDS encoding substrate-binding domain-containing protein yields the protein MKRKALAAIMAAAMALSMVGCGGSTSESADSTKTTEKTEATEATDSAASADGTVENKDKPLCWFNRQPSSSATGELDKEALNFNENTYYVGFDANQGAELQGQMVLDYIKENADTIDRNGDGVIGYVLAIGDIGHNDSIARTRGVRSALGTGVDADGGVDSTPAGTNVDGKAKVVQDATLDVDGKTYTIRELASQEMKNSAGATWDAATAGNAIGTWTASFGDQIDVVVSNNDGMGMSMFNAWAKDNKVPTFGYDANSDAVAAIGEGYGGTISQHADVQAYLTLRVLRNALDGVDIDTGIGTADEAGNCLTEGEDYRYSEEDRSYYALNIAVTADNYNDFTDSTKVYDKVANQLDESKSPSKKVWLDIYNASDNFLSSTYQPLLENYDDLLNLNVDYIGGDGQTESNITNRLGNPSEYDAFAINMVKTDNAAAYTSLLSK from the coding sequence ATGAAAAGAAAAGCATTAGCAGCAATTATGGCAGCAGCTATGGCATTATCTATGGTTGGCTGTGGCGGATCAACATCAGAGTCCGCAGACTCTACAAAAACAACAGAAAAAACAGAAGCAACAGAAGCAACAGATTCTGCTGCATCAGCAGACGGAACTGTAGAAAACAAAGATAAACCTCTGTGCTGGTTCAACCGTCAGCCATCCAGCAGTGCTACCGGCGAACTGGACAAAGAAGCTCTGAACTTCAACGAAAATACTTATTACGTAGGTTTCGATGCAAACCAGGGTGCTGAACTGCAGGGTCAGATGGTTCTGGATTACATCAAAGAAAATGCAGACACTATTGACAGAAACGGTGACGGCGTGATCGGATACGTTCTGGCAATCGGTGATATCGGACATAATGATTCTATCGCTCGTACACGTGGTGTTCGTTCCGCACTTGGAACAGGTGTAGATGCAGACGGTGGAGTAGATTCTACACCAGCTGGAACAAACGTAGACGGAAAAGCAAAAGTTGTGCAGGATGCGACTCTGGATGTAGACGGAAAGACATATACCATCCGTGAGCTGGCTTCTCAGGAAATGAAAAACTCAGCAGGTGCAACATGGGATGCTGCAACAGCCGGTAATGCGATCGGAACATGGACAGCTTCCTTCGGTGACCAGATCGATGTTGTAGTTTCCAACAACGATGGTATGGGAATGTCAATGTTCAATGCATGGGCGAAAGACAACAAAGTTCCTACCTTCGGTTACGATGCAAACAGCGATGCTGTAGCAGCAATCGGTGAAGGATACGGCGGAACAATTTCTCAGCATGCAGACGTTCAGGCTTATCTGACACTGAGAGTTCTGCGTAACGCACTGGACGGTGTAGACATCGATACAGGTATCGGTACAGCTGATGAAGCAGGTAACTGCCTGACAGAAGGTGAAGATTACAGATACAGCGAAGAAGATAGATCTTACTACGCATTAAATATTGCTGTAACAGCCGATAACTACAACGATTTCACAGATTCCACAAAGGTTTATGACAAAGTTGCTAACCAGCTGGATGAAAGCAAGAGCCCATCCAAAAAAGTATGGCTGGATATCTACAATGCATCTGATAACTTCCTGAGTTCTACATACCAGCCACTGCTGGAGAACTATGATGATCTGCTGAACCTGAACGTAGATTACATCGGTGGAGATGGACAGACAGAGTCCAATATCACCAACCGTCTTGGAAACCCAAGCGAGTATGATGCTTTCGCGATTAACATGGTTAAGACCGATAATGCAGCAGCATACACATCACTTCTCTCCAAATAA
- a CDS encoding TrmB family transcriptional regulator, translating to MNSFEFLEKLGFSSNEAKVYGTLIKHKVLNGYEIAKLSGVARSLVYEVINRLIAKGAVIRIDGEPNFYKPIEYQDLIRSIKEENEKNIACAERELQQLATENADVDYVMNIVGEEKYVAKAKELIDSAQAEISLSIWQESFEVLRSNIENAISRGVKVYIFTFESISVAGATVYSYNINDVSTLFPYRRTTIIIDGRECLVGEEGDRNVYVHTRNHSVVSLATDEIVLNVFWNKLIEKENLLSKGCFGADFLQAIHNLAERYGITDEMTKNFLVYNFQKEKTQNGKKR from the coding sequence ATGAATAGTTTTGAATTTTTGGAAAAACTCGGTTTTTCATCTAACGAGGCAAAAGTATACGGTACGTTGATAAAACACAAAGTGCTAAACGGCTACGAAATCGCCAAATTGTCCGGCGTTGCGCGTTCGTTGGTTTATGAGGTCATCAATCGTTTGATTGCAAAGGGCGCGGTCATCCGTATAGACGGAGAACCTAATTTTTATAAGCCTATCGAGTATCAAGACCTTATCCGCAGCATTAAGGAAGAAAACGAAAAGAATATTGCCTGCGCCGAACGCGAACTTCAACAACTCGCAACGGAAAATGCCGACGTCGATTACGTAATGAATATAGTGGGCGAAGAAAAATACGTTGCCAAGGCAAAGGAACTTATCGACAGCGCGCAAGCGGAAATTTCGCTGTCCATTTGGCAGGAGTCGTTCGAAGTGCTGCGTAGTAATATCGAAAACGCAATATCCCGCGGAGTAAAGGTGTATATTTTTACCTTCGAAAGTATTTCGGTCGCCGGCGCAACGGTGTATTCGTACAATATCAACGACGTTTCAACTCTGTTTCCCTACCGCAGAACAACAATCATAATCGACGGCAGAGAGTGCTTAGTCGGCGAAGAGGGCGATCGCAACGTTTACGTGCATACGCGCAATCATTCGGTTGTTTCTCTTGCCACCGACGAAATTGTTTTGAATGTTTTTTGGAATAAACTTATCGAAAAAGAAAACTTGTTGTCCAAGGGTTGCTTCGGTGCGGATTTTTTGCAAGCCATACACAATTTGGCGGAGCGCTACGGCATTACCGACGAGATGACCAAGAATTTTCTTGTTTACAATTTTCAAAAGGAGAAAACTCAAAATGGCAAAAAACGTTGA
- a CDS encoding GntR family transcriptional regulator, producing the protein MKIIINNTSMVPIYEQIMEQIKAQIISGQLKENDILPSVRTMAKELKISALTVKKAYDNLEAEGMTVTVHGKGTYVAASNTQLMEEERRKEVEADLEAAIQKGRRCGMKGEEIRSLFELIMEDE; encoded by the coding sequence ATGAAGATTATAATCAATAACACATCGATGGTACCAATTTATGAACAGATCATGGAGCAGATCAAGGCGCAGATTATCTCCGGACAATTAAAAGAAAATGATATATTGCCATCTGTGAGAACGATGGCAAAGGAGCTGAAGATCAGTGCACTTACTGTGAAGAAAGCATATGACAATCTGGAAGCAGAGGGTATGACTGTCACAGTTCATGGAAAAGGGACGTATGTAGCGGCTTCGAACACACAGCTGATGGAAGAAGAGCGCAGGAAAGAAGTTGAGGCGGATCTGGAAGCGGCGATTCAGAAGGGAAGGCGCTGCGGAATGAAAGGGGAAGAGATCCGTTCATTGTTTGAACTCATCATGGAGGATGAATAA
- a CDS encoding PDDEXK nuclease domain-containing protein, producing MSEIEITGVFENVLGMIYSAKQKAEYQVNFTIIDLYWSIGEYVSKQINVNGWGKSTVKALSEYILSKEPGIRGYSSQNIWRMKQFYETYKDKPELSKLLRENTWSNNLHIISKTKSYEEKEFYLKLASKEKYKAKELARQIDSGYYERLLLSNGKAPSAIESKDMTGVLRDMYMLEFLDLPEPYKEYDLKKAILKNMKKFLLEFGRDFIFIDEEYHVQVGNNDYYVDLLFYHRELQCLVAIDLKIDDFKPEYMGKMDFYLEALDRDIKKPHENPSVGMILCKNADTDVVEYSLSRSLSQTMIAEYKTKLIDKSILQRKLAELYDIAEEEMKNSQQD from the coding sequence ATGAGCGAGATTGAAATTACGGGAGTATTTGAGAACGTACTTGGAATGATTTATTCGGCAAAACAGAAAGCTGAGTATCAGGTTAATTTTACAATTATTGATTTATATTGGTCTATTGGTGAGTATGTTTCAAAACAAATTAATGTAAATGGTTGGGGCAAGTCTACTGTGAAGGCTTTGTCTGAATATATATTGAGTAAAGAACCTGGAATTAGAGGATATTCATCACAAAATATTTGGAGAATGAAACAGTTTTATGAAACTTACAAGGATAAACCAGAACTCTCAAAGCTGTTGAGAGAAAATACATGGTCTAATAATCTGCATATTATCTCTAAAACAAAAAGCTATGAAGAAAAAGAATTTTATCTAAAACTTGCGTCAAAGGAAAAATATAAGGCAAAAGAATTAGCGAGACAGATTGATAGTGGATATTATGAGAGGTTGCTTTTATCTAATGGAAAAGCCCCATCTGCAATCGAAAGTAAAGATATGACAGGTGTTCTTAGGGATATGTATATGTTAGAGTTTCTTGATTTGCCAGAACCATATAAAGAATATGACTTAAAGAAAGCAATTTTGAAAAATATGAAAAAATTTCTTCTTGAATTTGGAAGAGATTTTATTTTCATTGATGAAGAATATCATGTACAAGTGGGAAATAATGATTACTATGTAGATCTTCTTTTTTATCACAGAGAGTTACAGTGTTTAGTTGCAATCGATCTAAAAATTGATGATTTCAAACCTGAATATATGGGAAAAATGGATTTTTATTTAGAGGCATTGGATAGAGATATAAAGAAGCCTCATGAAAATCCGAGTGTAGGAATGATTCTTTGTAAAAATGCTGATACGGATGTCGTTGAATATTCTTTGAGTAGAAGTTTATCGCAGACAATGATTGCTGAATATAAAACTAAGTTGATTGATAAGAGTATTCTGCAGAGAAAACTAGCTGAGTTATATGATATTGCAGAGGAAGAGATGAAAAACTCTCAACAGGATTGA
- a CDS encoding MFS transporter — MAKNVERLQAREAKELIRREKQLGARSNKFYLIYLFMILSLIYITDEMASTISIQFQANIVTEFFVKNTGMEYGAGLSLFSAIGFISYPVTLLIIFYRPLADKFGRKPFLVINTLCMGLGLFLVYLSKDIYVYMIGSTLMGFMVSHDMQCVYILECSDEKSRARNYAIVKAVAILGTLLVPLLRATLMQNVSERWHVVYLVPAIIGFVMALFALLFAKETNAFLIKRIEYLKTPIEEREQRSKEEREQNAQGGILTAVKFAFKHRQLRFLIIACCCFYLASLGTATYSTVMAKSALMTEEEITLALFLYPVGNALFTLISGFVSDKFGRKITIIAMSCSALACYLLFILSGMFKWTPYLTGFAIGGFMGSYWGAGDTIGGIMFSESSPTNLRSSVTVINTLLNGVMGGLATVITMILLPIIPEKMFGYMYLGLTVPGLVGAIVIMWLFVGETRGLDLKTVTGTEWDKPKKIKEETQDGE; from the coding sequence ATGGCAAAAAACGTTGAACGATTACAGGCGCGCGAAGCCAAAGAACTTATCCGCCGCGAAAAGCAGTTGGGCGCAAGAAGCAACAAGTTTTATTTGATTTACTTGTTTATGATTTTGTCGCTCATCTACATAACGGACGAAATGGCGTCTACGATATCCATTCAGTTTCAGGCGAATATAGTTACGGAATTCTTCGTAAAAAATACGGGTATGGAATACGGCGCGGGATTATCGCTTTTTTCCGCCATAGGTTTTATTTCCTATCCGGTAACATTGCTTATTATTTTCTACCGTCCCCTTGCGGACAAATTCGGGCGTAAGCCGTTTTTGGTTATTAACACGTTATGTATGGGGTTAGGGCTGTTCCTTGTGTATTTATCTAAGGATATCTACGTTTACATGATAGGCAGCACGTTGATGGGTTTTATGGTGTCGCACGATATGCAATGTGTGTACATACTGGAATGCTCCGACGAAAAGTCCCGCGCCCGTAACTACGCAATCGTAAAAGCGGTGGCGATACTGGGTACGTTGCTTGTTCCGTTGCTTAGGGCTACGCTTATGCAAAATGTAAGCGAGCGTTGGCACGTTGTATATTTAGTTCCGGCAATTATCGGTTTTGTAATGGCGTTATTCGCGTTGCTTTTTGCAAAGGAAACAAACGCGTTTTTAATAAAAAGAATAGAGTACTTAAAAACTCCCATCGAAGAACGCGAACAACGCAGTAAGGAAGAGCGCGAGCAAAACGCTCAAGGCGGAATTCTGACCGCTGTAAAATTCGCATTCAAACACAGGCAATTACGCTTTTTGATCATCGCCTGCTGTTGTTTCTATCTTGCTTCGTTAGGTACGGCAACGTACAGTACGGTTATGGCAAAGTCTGCTTTGATGACGGAAGAAGAAATAACTCTTGCTCTATTCTTGTATCCCGTAGGCAACGCGCTGTTTACGTTGATATCGGGTTTTGTGTCGGACAAATTCGGGCGCAAAATAACTATAATTGCGATGTCTTGTTCGGCGTTGGCGTGCTATTTGCTGTTTATTTTAAGCGGTATGTTCAAGTGGACTCCGTATTTGACAGGCTTTGCAATCGGCGGATTTATGGGCAGTTACTGGGGCGCGGGCGATACTATCGGCGGAATAATGTTCTCCGAGTCTTCTCCTACAAACTTGCGTTCGTCCGTAACTGTAATCAACACGTTGCTTAACGGAGTTATGGGCGGACTTGCAACGGTTATCACTATGATACTGCTTCCTATCATTCCCGAAAAGATGTTCGGCTATATGTACTTGGGTTTGACTGTGCCGGGGCTTGTGGGCGCAATCGTAATAATGTGGCTGTTTGTCGGCGAAACTCGCGGACTGGATCTTAAAACAGTAACGGGTACGGAATGGGATAAGCCTAAAAAAATTAAAGAAGAAACACAGGACGGTGAATAA
- a CDS encoding MATE family efflux transporter, translated as MTEGSISRKIIFFAIPLFIGNLFQQLYNTADSLIVGNFLGSNALAAVSSSGNLIFLMVGFINGIALGAGVVIARYYGAKNKEYLQKAIHTTVAFGLAAGLALTAIGMFLAPKILVLMGTPSEVLPQSIEYFRIYFAGSLGFVMYNIFVGILQSVGDSRHPLIYLIVSSCINVVLDIFFIAGLGMGVGAAALATAISQFASAIFCMIHLMRTKEEYRLQISKIGFDGLMMKQIIQNGVPSGFQNSVISIANVFVQTNINAFGKMAMAGCGSYSKIEGFAFLPVTCFTMALTTFVSQNLGAKQYDRAKKGARFGILCSIVIAELIGVLIYVAAPTLIAAFNGDPEVVHYGVMQARTIALFYFLLAFSHCIAAVLRGSGHAAVPMIVMLCVWCLFRVSYITVAVHYIPDIRVIFWAYPLTWSISSVIFLYLFLRGRWVYGFEKKR; from the coding sequence ATGACGGAAGGAAGCATCTCCAGGAAAATCATATTTTTTGCGATTCCGCTGTTTATCGGAAATCTGTTTCAACAGTTGTATAATACGGCAGACTCTCTGATCGTTGGCAATTTTCTCGGCAGTAATGCCCTGGCGGCGGTCAGTTCCTCGGGAAACCTGATCTTTCTGATGGTCGGGTTCATCAACGGAATCGCGCTTGGTGCAGGCGTTGTTATCGCGAGGTATTATGGGGCGAAAAATAAGGAATATTTACAGAAAGCGATCCACACGACAGTAGCGTTTGGGCTGGCGGCAGGTCTTGCTTTGACGGCGATCGGGATGTTTCTGGCGCCGAAGATTCTGGTGCTGATGGGAACACCGTCGGAGGTGCTTCCACAGTCGATTGAGTATTTCCGTATTTATTTTGCGGGTTCCCTTGGATTTGTCATGTACAATATTTTTGTCGGCATCTTACAGTCGGTCGGTGACAGCCGGCATCCGCTGATTTATCTGATCGTGTCCTCGTGTATCAATGTGGTGTTGGATATTTTCTTTATTGCAGGCCTCGGCATGGGAGTCGGGGCAGCGGCGCTGGCAACGGCGATTTCCCAGTTTGCCAGTGCGATTTTCTGTATGATTCACCTGATGCGGACAAAAGAAGAATATCGGTTACAGATCAGTAAGATTGGTTTTGACGGGCTCATGATGAAACAGATCATTCAGAATGGTGTGCCGTCCGGTTTTCAGAACTCCGTGATTTCTATCGCCAATGTTTTCGTACAGACCAATATCAATGCTTTTGGAAAAATGGCGATGGCAGGCTGCGGTTCTTATTCAAAGATTGAGGGCTTTGCATTTTTGCCGGTTACATGCTTTACGATGGCGCTGACAACCTTTGTCAGTCAGAATCTTGGTGCGAAGCAGTACGACCGTGCGAAAAAAGGTGCGCGGTTTGGCATCCTGTGTTCCATAGTGATCGCGGAACTGATCGGTGTTCTGATCTATGTGGCGGCTCCGACGCTGATCGCGGCATTTAACGGAGATCCGGAGGTGGTACATTATGGTGTGATGCAGGCGCGGACGATTGCGCTGTTCTATTTTTTGCTGGCGTTTTCTCACTGTATCGCAGCAGTCCTTCGCGGCTCCGGTCATGCAGCAGTTCCTATGATCGTCATGCTCTGTGTCTGGTGTCTGTTCCGTGTCAGCTATATTACCGTTGCTGTGCATTACATTCCGGATATCCGTGTGATCTTCTGGGCATACCCGCTGACCTGGAGCATCAGCTCAGTGATTTTCCTGTATCTGTTTTTACGTGGAAGATGGGTATATGGATTCGAGAAAAAAAGATAA
- a CDS encoding SGNH/GDSL hydrolase family protein, which translates to MDIKRFELGANEQPLDIIKETCGFAGVFKQIGVIGDSLASGEFESHDENGNIVYTDMYGYSWPAVLERITGTKYNNYSRGGMTAREYMQSWADANGFWQWNQAYIIALGNNDSFVFGHPLGSVKDVNAECPQDNADTFFGNMGKIVCKLKTIEPNARIFVVTPQLRGDACDKDIRYIASELAKLCDMFDFTYLLDMTAHAPVYDAEMRKSFGLGFHPNPMGYYAYALMVANYIDYVIRSNPREFATIPFVGTSLKNKDYK; encoded by the coding sequence ATGGATATCAAACGTTTTGAACTCGGCGCAAACGAACAGCCGTTGGATATTATCAAGGAAACGTGCGGTTTTGCAGGCGTATTCAAACAAATAGGAGTGATAGGGGATTCTTTGGCGTCGGGTGAGTTTGAAAGCCACGACGAAAACGGCAACATAGTTTATACCGATATGTACGGGTATTCGTGGCCCGCTGTTTTGGAGCGCATTACGGGGACGAAGTACAACAATTATTCTCGCGGCGGAATGACCGCGCGCGAGTATATGCAAAGTTGGGCGGATGCAAACGGATTTTGGCAATGGAATCAAGCGTATATCATTGCGCTGGGCAACAACGATTCGTTTGTCTTCGGACATCCGTTGGGAAGCGTCAAGGACGTTAACGCAGAATGTCCGCAGGATAACGCCGATACGTTCTTCGGCAATATGGGCAAAATCGTTTGCAAACTTAAAACGATCGAGCCAAATGCGCGTATTTTTGTTGTTACTCCGCAACTTCGCGGTGATGCCTGCGATAAAGATATTCGTTATATCGCAAGCGAACTTGCCAAATTGTGCGATATGTTTGACTTTACGTACTTGCTGGATATGACTGCGCATGCGCCCGTATACGATGCCGAAATGCGTAAGTCGTTCGGGCTGGGCTTCCATCCGAACCCGATGGGGTACTATGCTTACGCATTGATGGTGGCTAATTATATCGATTACGTTATACGTAGTAACCCTCGGGAATTTGCAACGATACCGTTTGTCGGTACGTCGCTCAAAAACAAAGATTACAAATAG
- a CDS encoding ABC-2 transporter permease, with product MMKGIRGLLEKDFRLFLRQGSNLFLVLAVVAIFFILTGKMGADFIAVYIPSVMAVYSGNTISYDENGHGYTYLFSLPVNKKIYVREKYILSFIMTVCGWCMGAICAGIATLINPEEVLNLEMLAMELITFFVVQAVAGIMIAIRLRFEGEKGRIVLPIAILIILAICYTIGSFLKTNLGLKESILNVIREAGDLEIAIALIVLSLLVWYASYRYSMRVMRKKEF from the coding sequence ATGATGAAAGGAATCAGAGGGCTTTTGGAAAAGGATTTTCGGTTGTTTCTTCGGCAAGGTAGCAATCTTTTTCTGGTATTAGCAGTTGTAGCAATATTTTTTATACTCACGGGAAAAATGGGAGCTGACTTCATTGCAGTGTATATTCCATCTGTTATGGCAGTATATTCAGGTAATACGATCAGTTACGATGAAAATGGTCATGGATACACATATTTGTTTTCTTTACCCGTAAATAAAAAAATATATGTCAGAGAAAAATATATTTTATCTTTTATTATGACAGTATGTGGATGGTGTATGGGGGCAATCTGTGCAGGAATAGCCACGCTTATAAATCCTGAAGAAGTGTTAAATTTGGAAATGCTGGCAATGGAGCTGATCACATTCTTTGTGGTTCAGGCAGTTGCGGGAATTATGATTGCGATCCGACTAAGGTTTGAAGGAGAGAAGGGACGAATCGTGCTGCCGATCGCAATTTTAATTATTTTGGCAATTTGTTATACAATTGGTTCTTTTCTGAAAACTAACCTGGGATTAAAAGAAAGCATTCTGAATGTGATAAGAGAAGCAGGGGATCTTGAAATTGCGATTGCACTTATTGTGTTAAGTCTGCTTGTGTGGTATGCTTCGTATAGGTATAGTATGAGAGTGATGAGAAAGAAAGAGTTTTGA
- a CDS encoding MATE family efflux transporter translates to MLNKKEFLKYASRLAFPIMIQNLIGTLVNMADTVMLGYVSQTAMSASSLANQFTFILFCLYYGMAAGTSVLCAQYWGKGDKKTVEKILGLAERISLIVSAVFFAVSFAMPTTIMKIFTNSPETIASGGEYLRVISFSFVFMGFSQVFMSALRSIGKIMLPSVTYVVSLCVNVICNATFIFGLFGLPKLGVTGVALGTVIARIVEVVICLVYSLHSSDVRFRIKYFFAKAGVLFQDFMKIATPAVINDVVWSLATSAFAAILGHIGDDMVAANAVAVMVVNIGAIACRGFSNATTIIVSQELGKNGVDTAREYGKRMLRITIVVSLIGCGVILAIRPVILNFYRDKLTETAIYYLGVFIIMTTWRLMGESINTCLICGCFRGGGDTRFGMITDTIFMWLVAVPLTYLAAYVFKLPPIWVYFVMTLDEFEKMPVVFVHYIRGKWLTNITRDFE, encoded by the coding sequence ATGCTAAATAAAAAAGAATTCTTAAAATACGCATCAAGATTAGCCTTTCCGATTATGATCCAGAATCTGATCGGAACACTGGTAAATATGGCAGATACAGTGATGCTTGGATATGTGAGTCAGACGGCTATGTCGGCATCCTCCCTTGCCAATCAGTTTACATTTATTCTTTTCTGTTTATATTACGGTATGGCAGCGGGAACATCGGTTTTATGTGCCCAGTACTGGGGAAAAGGTGATAAAAAGACAGTAGAAAAGATACTTGGTCTGGCGGAACGAATCTCGCTGATTGTTTCTGCTGTATTCTTTGCGGTCTCCTTTGCCATGCCAACTACTATTATGAAGATTTTTACCAATAGTCCGGAGACGATTGCTTCCGGTGGTGAATATCTGAGAGTGATTTCCTTCTCGTTTGTATTTATGGGATTCTCTCAGGTTTTTATGAGTGCCCTTCGAAGTATCGGGAAGATCATGCTGCCTTCTGTTACGTATGTAGTTTCTCTTTGCGTCAATGTAATCTGTAATGCCACTTTTATCTTTGGTTTGTTTGGACTTCCGAAGCTTGGTGTTACCGGAGTTGCTCTTGGTACGGTGATTGCCAGAATCGTAGAGGTAGTGATCTGTCTCGTTTACTCGTTACATAGTTCCGATGTCAGATTCCGGATAAAATACTTCTTTGCCAAAGCAGGTGTTCTGTTCCAGGATTTTATGAAGATCGCAACGCCGGCTGTGATCAATGATGTTGTCTGGAGCCTGGCCACTTCAGCATTTGCAGCGATCCTTGGTCATATCGGCGATGATATGGTTGCGGCAAATGCAGTTGCTGTCATGGTGGTAAATATTGGTGCCATCGCCTGTCGTGGCTTCTCCAATGCAACTACGATCATTGTCAGTCAGGAGCTGGGCAAAAACGGTGTTGACACAGCCAGAGAATACGGAAAACGCATGCTCAGGATCACAATTGTTGTCAGCCTGATCGGATGTGGTGTTATTCTGGCGATTCGACCAGTGATACTGAATTTCTATCGTGACAAACTGACAGAGACCGCCATCTATTATCTTGGTGTCTTTATCATTATGACAACCTGGCGCCTTATGGGGGAAAGCATCAATACCTGCCTGATATGCGGCTGCTTCAGAGGTGGCGGTGATACCAGATTTGGAATGATCACGGATACGATATTTATGTGGCTTGTTGCAGTTCCCCTTACCTACCTGGCAGCATATGTATTCAAGCTGCCGCCGATCTGGGTATACTTTGTAATGACCCTGGATGAATTCGAGAAAATGCCGGTGGTATTCGTTCATTATATCAGAGGAAAATGGCTTACGAATATTACCAGAGATTTCGAGTAA
- a CDS encoding ATP-binding cassette domain-containing protein gives MLEIKGVKKSYGEFQLDCSLNVEKGRITGLVGENGAGKSTLFKAVLGLISYDAGEIKILGKTQEELSEKEKEELGVVLAEAGFTGYLKGKDVEAVLARLYPKFEAEKFHQMCEEYQIPLNKFIKEYSTGMKAKLNLIIALTHQAEFLMLDEPTAGLDVGAREGMLDILREYMEEKPERSILISSHISSDLEHFCDDIYVIHKGKMVLHEEMDTILEKYAVLKVSEEQYQAMDKRYLLKERKEFFGITCLTNEKQYYIENYPEIVVESGSLDQVILMLTGGER, from the coding sequence ATGTTAGAAATCAAAGGAGTAAAGAAAAGCTACGGAGAATTTCAGTTAGACTGTTCGTTAAATGTAGAAAAAGGAAGAATTACCGGTCTGGTTGGAGAGAACGGGGCCGGCAAAAGTACTCTGTTTAAGGCGGTGCTCGGACTCATTTCATATGATGCCGGCGAGATAAAGATTCTGGGAAAAACACAGGAAGAGTTAAGTGAAAAAGAGAAAGAGGAGCTGGGTGTCGTCCTGGCAGAAGCCGGATTCACCGGATATTTGAAAGGAAAAGATGTTGAAGCAGTCCTTGCCAGATTGTATCCAAAGTTTGAAGCAGAAAAATTCCATCAGATGTGTGAAGAATATCAGATTCCGTTGAATAAATTCATAAAAGAGTACTCAACAGGAATGAAGGCAAAGCTGAATCTGATCATTGCATTGACACATCAGGCAGAATTCCTGATGCTGGACGAGCCGACAGCAGGGCTTGATGTCGGAGCGAGGGAAGGGATGCTGGATATTTTAAGAGAGTATATGGAAGAGAAGCCGGAGAGAAGTATCCTGATCAGCTCACATATTTCTTCGGATCTGGAACATTTCTGTGATGATATTTATGTGATCCACAAAGGAAAGATGGTGCTCCACGAAGAGATGGATACGATTCTGGAAAAATATGCAGTGTTGAAAGTCAGTGAGGAACAGTATCAGGCAATGGATAAAAGGTATCTTTTAAAAGAGAGAAAAGAGTTTTTTGGAATCACCTGTCTTACGAACGAGAAGCAGTATTATATAGAAAATTATCCGGAAATCGTAGTGGAGAGCGGATCACTCGATCAGGTGATTCTTATGTTAACAGGAGGCGAGAGATGA